In Corvus moneduloides isolate bCorMon1 chromosome 3, bCorMon1.pri, whole genome shotgun sequence, one DNA window encodes the following:
- the CCN2 gene encoding CCN family member 2, protein MVPSTFAPFAVALLLALLSPQAQGQECSGQCQCGAGPGPTCPAGVSLVLDGCGCCRVCAKQLGELCTERDPCDHHKGLFCDFGSPANRRIGVCTARDGAPCVFSGMVYRSGESFQSSCKYQCTCLDGAVGCVPLCSMDVRLPSPDCPYPRRVKLPGKCCEEWVCDEAKEQTAVGPALAAYRLEDTYGPDPTMMRANCLVQTTEWSACSKTCGMGISTRVTNDNAFCRLEKQSRLCMVRPCEADLEENIKKGKKCIRTPKISKPIKFELSGCTSVKTYRAKFCGVCTDGRCCTPHRTATLPVEFKCPDGETMKRKMMFIKTCACHYNCPGDNDIFESLYYRKMYGDMA, encoded by the exons ATGGTCCCCAGCACCTTCGCCCCGTTCGCCGTAGCCCTGCTGCTCGCTCTCCTCAGCCCG CAGGCTCAGGGCCAGGAGTGCAGCGGGCAGTGCCAGTGCGGCGCAGGGCCTGGCCCCACCTGCCCCGCCGGCGTCTCCCTGGTGCTCGACGGCTGCGGCTGCTGCCGCGTCTGCGCCAAGCAGCTGGGCGAGCTCTGCACCGAGCGCGACCCCTGCGACCACCACAAGGGGCTCTTCTGCGATTTCGGCTCCCCCGCCAACCGCAGAATCGGCGTCTGCACCG CTCGGGACGGCGCCCCGTGCGTGTTCAGCGGCATGGTGTACCGGAGCGGAGAGTccttccagagcagctgcaagTACCAGTGCACCTGCCTGGACGGCGCGGTGGGTTGCGTGCCTCTCTGCAGCATGGACGTCCGCCTGCCCAGCCCCGACTGCCCCTACCCGCGCCGGGTGAAGCTCCCTGGAAAGTGCTGCGAGGAGTGGGTCTGCGATGAGGCCAAAGAGCAGACTGCCGTGGGACCTGCACTCGCCG cTTACAGACTGGAAGACACTTATGGTCCAGACCCAACAATGATGCGTGCCAACTGCCTGGTGCAGACCACGGAATGGAGTGCTTGCTCCAAGACCTGTGGCATGGGTATCTCTACCAGGGTCACCAATGATAATGCCTTCTGCAGACTGGAGAAACAGAGTAGACTCTGCATGGTCAGACCTTGTGAAGCAGACCTGGAGGAGAACATCAAG aaaggcaaaaagtgCATTCGCACCCCCAAAATCTCCAAGCCCATCAAGTTTGAGCTGTCTGGCTGCACCAGCGTGAAGACCTACAGAGCTAAGTTCTGTGGTGTCTGCACTGACGGGCGCTGCTGCACACCCCACAGAACAGCCACCCTCCCCGTGGAGTTCAAGTGCCCTGATGGGGAgaccatgaaaagaaaaatgatgttCATCAAGACCTGCGCGTGCCACTACAACTGCCCTGGAGACAATGACATCTTTGAGTCTCTGTACTACAGAAAGATGTATGGAGACATGGCATAA